In Macaca nemestrina isolate mMacNem1 chromosome 10, mMacNem.hap1, whole genome shotgun sequence, the genomic window agaaaaaaaaaattgtttaaataacaCGGTAAGTTCAGTTATACGAGGCACACCTCAAGTAATCAGTAGCCTCGTTTGGCCAGTGGCTACCCTACTGGACTGcacatagaacatttccattattgCAAAAAAGTTATTAGACAGCCCAACTCTAGAGCCTAGCTGCTCAGGAGTCCTGGCAAGCCTTCAGAAACTAATTATTCCACCCAAAAGTCAGTGCTAACTTGTTCCTAGGGCAAGTGGATTATAACTACTGAAACAGTATAACTTTTAAAGAGTGGAGGTTCAGatggaagaataaaaggaaacaaaggacaTGGTTACTAAAAGTAACGAAAGAGGAAATCTATTAGAAAGAGGTTGAAAGGAACTGGGAAACTTAAGTGAGACCCGTGGTCAATAGGAGTTAAAATATTTCTGTCCATTCATACGCACATGTACGTTTATCTAAATGTTTAACAATTTATAAAGCTGAAAACTCATTTAGTTCCTCTCCTCCCCTACACACcaaatacattgtgaaataagGAACAAGGACATAATCGAAGATATGCCTAACATGGGGTAGACTTTACTTTTGTAACACTTTAGGACATCACTGcttataattgaaaatatttaaatgtgaataATTCCTGAGGGGTTTGTGAtaactgtaaaacaaaacaaaacaaaacaaaacaaaacaaaacagaccttCTGTAAGCCCCCAAAAATTAAAACCAATCATGTATGAAGGAAATAAGGGAAGATCTACAATTGCCTTTCATGGATGGGAATATGGCTACATATTTCCACCTAAAGTATCTTCTGTCACAGGATATACCTACCAGAACAATTTCTTATTATCTCTAAAGTGAATTAAAGACATAGCCTcctagagaaaacaaaaaactactcTGCAACCAGGATTTGGTATGTTTTATTAGAGCAAATTTTTAACAAAAGGTGGCTTTTATTTACAGAATTTAATATGTGTGGGGACTGTCCAACCCATGTGGACTCAAGTAAAGATAACCATTAAGCTGGctaatgtattttcttattttcagtttacatacaaatttttttttgtttgcttcacATTCATAAAAACCCCAATATTGTAAATGACAAATAACCCCTCCCATCCCTTAATTAAATATACAAACAGCTTGAAAACATACAATTTAAATTGGTTTAATCTTGAAGTGTAATCCAATAAGACTGAAAACTAAACATTTCAAGTCTTGTACCAAATAGTAAAATACTCGAAGACCTTCAGGAtccctaaaatttaaaaaggtaaaagttactttttcttcctaggataaaacaattctttaaattcctaaaacaaaacaaaattaaaatcttttaacAATTAAGTTAACAATATTTAGGAGAAGGGAAGGATTTTGCCAACAACTACAGCATAAAATGAATATCttttctataagaaaaaaatagtttcttcATCAGTATTCATTTTAGTATTTAAAGATTCATCTCCTTATGAATGTCATAACCGCATCATAAAAATGtctaataaagcagaaaaaataataccGTAATGCCACCATTTCATAGAATAACTGTGAACATTTTGATGtttctctattttataataaCTAAAATCATTCCCTGTGCCCCTTTTTACATTGCTTTCCccacagcattaaaaaaaaaattccccagtaatttttaattaatttaataattctCTCCCTGTTAGACAACGGGGTTAATTTCCTATTATTAATAATACTTCAATGAGCATCTTCATGCATAATAAAGATTTTCCAATATTTAGGAGTAGCTCCATAGAAGAGATGCTCAGAAATGAAATTACTAGGCCAAAGGTGAATGAAAAATGTCAACGGTTTTTGATGCATattaccaaactgctttccaaaaacCACTACCAACTTATAATCCCAGTAGGGTATCAATGCCACATCCTCACCAAATGTAGGAAAAGAAATTTCATAGTTTACAAGCATCCAGTTGGTCTCTGTGAACACAGACTTTTGTGTCCAATAGTCATTATGCAttcattcctttctcctttcctctcatAAATATTGAAAGCATCTATTATGTGCAGGGCACTATGCTAACTTTGTGGATACAGCAAGGTTCTCATGGAGCTTACTTAAAGCAGACAAATAGGTTATTACAATTTAGAGTGACAGAAAAAGGGAAGAGCACTATGGGACACTTTGAGGGGAATGGGCACAAATAAGTGGCTTGGATCAGACCAAGAAAATGGGATGTACTACAAAACCCTGGGGCGGAGGAGAGATCGATCTTGGGAAGACATTGGTAGTAAAGGATACTTAGGCTAGACTggattttttccatctttttcccAAGTATTGAGCCCAAGGAGGAAAGTGAGATGACATGGACCTAATGAGGCTGATATAATCCAATAAGGACTTCTTCGGATTTTCTGATACTATATCcacatttttatacaaaatagCTAATACAATTTGGGCATTATTATATACAGCTGTTGGATTAAAATTTTTTGGACAATCGATGAAATACTCTGCTAACTTCTACTGAGAGACAAGATAGTAAGCCTTTAATGACATACAAAtcagaattacatctgcataATAAACTGATAGGAGGCCACTGAAATTATCTTGGCTAACAAACTGACTATACTATAGTTCTAAAATGAGCCTCTCTAATAATGACAACTTGGCCAAAATGCTTTAACATACTTACTTTGACTGATTTACGTCAATAAGAGAACCTATTTTTGATGTGGTAAATGATATGTGCTCATCTCCAATTACAATTTCAagctcctaaaaaaaaaatagcagaaaaatgTAGTTAATATAAAAATCTATCCCAGAGATATCTGTATTCTTGCTACAAACGGATCCCAATTTTAGTTGCAAGTTTTCTAGCAGTCAACGGGGGGTGGCGTGGTGGGGGGAAAGAAACTTGGTGTATTAGATATAAACTAtatccttaaaataaaaactgctcACGAGTACTACCCCCAAGTTTAGGACCAACAAAGAATTGCTTTCCAGAGACATAAAGAAGACACTATGaaacaaaatgacaaagaaaTATTTCTTACAATGTCAGTAAAAACTGAAGACGTCACTTTGAAGCACATGTTAGAAAAATGATAGGAGTATAAGACCATTTTTAATatgacaaatacatattttttctttctggaagattctacaaataaaatgtataatattaataaccaccaccaccagttTAGCACCTACTGTATGTCAGGCTCTAGTGCTAGGGACTTTATACTCTGTAATCTTGAAAATACCCTTATTAACCTATTTTACAAATGTGTAATTCAAAACTCACAAAGCAGAGGAAAACACTTGTTGATATTTATAACCACTAATGAGGATGGTACTTATATTTGATCCCAAGACTGTAAGACTTCAAAACTAATACTccacaaaataactaaaattaagaactagtttaaaaaaaaaaaaaaccatactgTAGATGTTCCTAGTGTGCTGTCATTACTGTATAGATTTTTCCCTATATTGTTTATCTGCAGGCCTAAAACCAATAATTAGGAAGCTGTATCTGTAATGAATTTTCAAGTTAACAGACACTGTTGAAGACAATTCTAGCTATTTAACCAGAGGCCTAATTATGCAGTTTATGACACACACCAAATGGAGAATTAGCTAAGATGCTCTAACAGCCATAAAACCTTTGACCTGATACAAAAGGCAATTTCTGAAGCATGCCTACTCCTCCCCACTAACCAAAACCCATGAACACATCCTTAAGCAAGTAGATAAAATACTAGGCTCTCCCTGAGTCTAAATGATATAAAAGGTTAGCTGCTGTGGTTTGCTTTTTAGTACATCTGTATATCTGCATAAAACAAACTGAGGcctaaatttgctttttaaaagtgatACCATGATTAAAGGAAATACTGTTAACTATTACCTTTGCTCTTCTAAACAATGTTTCTTTAAACAGAAGAGTTAAGTTACTCCTACAGAGTGTCAGCATGTGTTAGATCTCTCCACATTTTCTTCTACTCAAAGAAGGTGATATAAAGTACAATCCTCAGGGATAtacaaaagtgaaattaaatgttTCTTCCTTCCAGGGGTTGTATCTCATTTCTCCAAGAGCTGAAAAGACCCAATTCAGAAACCAAAATTTCTTTTTACAGAGTGAAATTAGGCCTTCAGAGTTCTTcagaagccttttgagaaacatcAAGTATTCTGAAGGAATATGAGAGGCAAATGCAATCATAAGTTTTAACAAAGAAACCACCAATCAAGTCTCTCTCTGGGGTATAGGGAtgcaaataagaattttaaaagttatgatTTGGCAAAAGTAAATTTTACATAGTCATATTCTTAATAAAAGTGATTAACACACAACAGAAATTATTCATAACACTGCACTGTGAAAGCATCCTAATGTTGGCTAGGGTGACTACAGAGAAAGATATCTAAATTTAGAGCTATGCACTGACTCCTTCACTACTAGGAGGTAGCACAGAAAAACGGaactaaaagacaaaattaaagagaATTTACCAGGTGTCTATTAAATGGAAAGCCAAAGAATCAACTTAGActcattcaaaataaataaggGGAATCATAATAGTattatcaatttttaatatttatgcaCTTAAAGAATCACTAAATACAAACCTGTCGGCCAACCCTATCAGGGGGAGGCCACAAAGCATCATCTTCTTTTGTAATTTCACTGTCATCAATAATTCTCTTCAGTTCTTCCATTACACTCTTGTGCACATAAGCCTAAAAATTAATCATAATAAAATTGGATAATGTCCACCTATGTCACCCCTCAACTCAGAAAGAAATAAGAGTTACAAACTCTGAATATTCAAATAGAGGAATATAGAAAAATTTAATTGATTCCAAAAgtagagaatgagagagaatcaTTTATCCTTGTTATATTACTTTTCTTCATCTCTTGCCCTTTCCTCTcacatttatttttccctcttctcATCATTACCCGTCTTTGAAACACTGTATTCTGCCTTTGTAACATTAAGATCCAAATACCCCCAAGTGGTTAGATCACAAGATCTATAAGGTGAACAGTAATAAATGCAAGtacactgaagcaggagaatcgcttgagcctgggaggcagaggatgcagtgagctgagatcacgccactgcactgcagcttgggcaacagagcgagactctgtctcaaaaaataaaaataaaaataaaaataaataaataaatgcaagtgAAGTTCACAAGGTTAGTTCTCTGAACCTTCTCATTCCTATAGATGCAACCATTGTATCTAATTTAAATGGCAACTCTTTCAATCTGTAAATTGCCTTCTTCTTTACAATATAGCCTTAGATGTACTTTTGTAAATTCAACATAGACTTGAAGAAAATGGgctaaatgcaaaaaaaaaaaaaagacattcgaATAGAACTTACCTCTTTTCTGATCATGACATCATTTTTGTAATTGCTGTTGTTGGCATATCTAAGCTTTCCTgtgggaaatggaaaaaaatcaatttacaatagcaaaaactgctaaaaaaaaattaatgacatcATATACAATTTTAAAGGTAAAGACCATTTTATactacttttattatttcctccctCCTTGTGTAAAATCATTGTTAGACATgtagacaataaatatttgctggttAAGTTTGCTGAAGTTGAAGATAGCCAAATATTTAAATAGTCTATGCCTACAACATATAGATATAGGGTCATTTTTACGGCCTATTTTCTTAAGCTACATCATGAACTAGAAAGAGAATCTGCAAAAGGCACTAACATTCAAGTTTGTTATATGTATGTATTGGTGTTAAGTGCGTTACACAGAGAATTTAATCTAATCTGTAAAACAATCCTAAAAACCAGGTTTTATTCTCTCACCTATTCataagagagaaaacaaagttAAGTAACTTAAACATGGGAGATTCAGACCTAGATCTACTTTCTTTTAATACTCAGGCTTTCTCCACTACaaaaaaatgttcctttttttccttcaaatgtaTGCATACAATTATATTGTAGACATTTTAGAATTATGACTAAGAAGGATACAAACGATGCTTCTGGATCGAAGTTGATGAGTTTGTTAGctagtttatatttaattttaatccaTCATGATTTGTGTATTATCTGATGTATGCTTCCCCTTATGGCTAGTCAGTTGCCCAGACACAGCTATAATGTGCAGCAGTTACTCTAAAATGATAGAAATGCCAGTCTTTGATGGCTTGgcgccaggcgtagtggctcacgcctgtaatcccagcacttcgggaggccgagacaggtggactacctgaggttagcagttcgagaccagtctggccaacatggagaaaccccatctctactaaaaatacgaaaaagtagccgggcatggtggcacatgcctccaatcccagctactcgggaggctgaggcaggagaaccgcttcaatccaggaggcagaggttgcagtgagctgagatcgcaccactgcactgcagcctgggtgacagagcaacactctgtctcaaaaaaaagaaagaaagaaaagaaagaaaaaaagaaaagaaaaagaaagagaaagagaaagaaagaaagaaagaaagaaagaaagaaagaaagaaagaaagaaagaaagaaagaaagaaagaaagaaagaaagaaagaagaaggaaggaaggaaggaaggaaggaaggaaggaaggaaggaaggaaggaaggaaggaaggaaggaaggaaggaaggaaggaaggaaggaaggaaggaaggaaggaaggaaggaaggaaggaaggaaggaaggaaagcaggcaggcaggcaggcaggcaggtctTCGGGAGACTCAATATTACCAATAGAAGAAGTATGTGTAACAGTGCAGTGGCAGATACATTGATTAGAACCACTGTTCTAGCATAAAACTTCCCTGATAATATTCAGGTGCTTAATTTATGTGACCTGCTAAAAGTAATAGAGACAAGCTTGACGGTGTTCACAGGCAGAGGAACTGAAAATAATACTACATAAAGAATAGATGAATTCAGGTAAATTTAGCTGAATTTATGGGGAGAGTAAGGTCGAATACAGTGATTAAGGTTTCTAAATAATTGCagggctggcacggtggctcatgcgtgtaatcccaggacttcgggcGGCTGAGGCTGGTGAATCTCTTGACCTTAGGGGtttgaggacagcctgggcaacatgcggaaacccatctctacaacaacaacaacaaaggagaTGGGCGAGGTGGCACtggcctgtatttccagcacctcgggaggctgaggtgagggatcacttgagcttgggaggcggaggttgcagtgagctgagatcgtgccactgcactcagatctgagtgacagagtgagactctgtttcaaagtAATAATTGCAGGACTGTAGTTCACGTGAGTTCTGCCTGAAATGCTTGATACTCTTCTCCTTTCCTAATATACGTTTCTcctctaattttttattcttgctCTCACAGAACATTGTCCAAAGCCTGCTTATTAATATACCTACTGCTTTATAGTTaaatgtctgtgtccccaccaagaCAAATCTCTTTGAGTTAAATCTGTCTTACTCATTAGCGTACCTTCAAATTTTGTATTTGCTTGTTGCCCAGCAAAAAACgtgcatttaaaaaaaaccaaaacatataTATCCAAATGAACTTTCTTGTTGCAGGTAGGCAGGACCAATGTAACATTCTCTAATAGCGCTGTCAGAAAACAAATTGTTGCACGCTACTGGGGTAGCAGTTTCACCTCGTCCCCTGCTCTCACTGCTCTGGaagtctgtttttttctctcaaagGCCAAGTCTCTCATTTCGAGACTCATCTCAAGAGTGTCTTCCTCTAGGAAGATTTTCCTGACTCCCTCCTGTGGAACTTTACATCTCCCCTCTTTTTTGGTACTCTTCATGCGTCCTGTGGTGAACAATTATACGTAGACACCTAAAacatattattattctcatttgttAACACGTCGGGCTCCTCCCCTTCAAAGAACACACACAGCCTGAATGAAGAAAAGGTACTGGTCACCACAAGATTTTATTCATCCATTGGACCACCCGCTGATGGGGGTGTTTTCAAAAAAGTGCTAGCATTTTTAATCCAGGTCAACAATCTACAGAGTCCCTTCTGGTGCAGTTACAGAATTCTGATTACTGTAAGTTCGACTTTTCAGTTTGCGACAGGATTAGCTTTAATTTATTGCAATTagttctctttcatttataaaaccaACTTAGGCCTCCTCTATTCTTAAGCTCCTATTTCCTTCGAAGGAAGCAGTGGCCTCCGCCCCCTGTACCCTCCACACCACCCGGCCTCCCCTCGCCTCCTCCACGGCCTCTCGGTCTCGCTCCCCTTTCCCAGCACCGCGTGCCGTGGGCCTCTTCTCACCGTCCGGCCGAAATTCGAACTCCAGAAACTCGTGCCCAAACTTGCCCTTGTGCCCTACGTAGTAGCGCAGGTAGAAATCGCTAGCCATAGCCATTTTTGTCCCCGGGAAGCCCGCCGAAAACCCAGCCAACGTGTCCCCCGGCGCCTTGTAGTCACGTCATCGCGCGGAATAAGTGCGTCACCACAGGCGCTTCTCTTTCGCTTGCCGTGCAGCCCTGCACTAAAGCGTGAAAACCGAGTCTCGCGTGAGAGGCCAGTTGGTGCTGAAGGGAGAGTCGCATGCCGTGACTTTCTCTTTACTAGGATTGGAGGCacattatttgcaaaataaagatTACATTATATTAGCAAATATTAGAAATGTGAGCATATGATAGTATTTTTTATCGACTTAGAGCTAAATTAGGTTTGCAAGTGGCTTTTACTTTTCTGGTCTCCCAGTCCTCGGGGCGTTTGTGAGGTGGGTGTGGCTCTATTCCCCCTTTAACTGGGAGCTAAATAAAGATAAAGCTTAGAATAGAGATGGCAGACCGGGAATATAAACCATTTTTCTTACTTGATTTCGAACAGGGTGCTTTCCCCTTTGAATAACGATTGGTAGTTGCCCCGGACCTATAAGCCTATAATAATAGAGACAAAGTCAAAGGAATCCATCACAGCAAAGAACTTAAGAGATCTCATTTGATCTCTCAAGAATTCTGTGAGCTTGGCAATGTAGATTGCTGTATATGCCTTAGGCTGAAGAACAAACAGGCTTAGAGATAGTCACTTGCCCGAGGTTAGGTAGCTGTAAGTGTTGGGATTGAATCCCAGGTCTTCTCACCACCACTTTCTACTAAAAATCACTGACGGTGATTTCAGTGGGACAAAACTGGCTTAAAGTCTTAAAACACACACCCCCTACGCCTGAAAAACCCCTGACTGTCACCGTGCTGTTTTTTAACAGCAGAACTTCTATGGTTCTTAATTCATTCAGTAAGGGTTAACTTTTAGTAGCCTGTGGAGTTTTGGCAATTTGACTTAAGATACAACAATGGTTTAGCCCATTACTGTTTCTCGCCAGATATAATTAAATTGGAGGAATGAAAGAATGCTCCATTGTGGCATAGTTTTTAAGGTAAGGGAAAGACTTTTACACAAagtctgctttttaaatattattgatcACCCTTTTGTTATCAACACACAGAGTAATCCTCTCTGCTGGTTGACAACCTTCAGTGATTTTTGTAGAAAGTGGTGGTGAGAAGACCTGGGATTCAATCCCAACACTTACAGCTACCTAACCTCGGGCAAGTGACTCTCTCTAAGCCTGTTTATTCATCAGCCTAAGGCATATACAGCAATCTACATTGCCAAGCTCACAGAATTCTTGAGAGATCAAATGAGATATGTAAAATAagctttaaattttataaaacgtTAGTTTTAACAAACATTTCCTATGTGACAGTttgaaactagaaataaaaaggcATTTGCACTGGTAGTctagaaaagaaagcaaacttgTAAGGCAAATATCGGCACAGTGGAGCAATTGCTATAATTAAGAATATATGtgccattctggccaacatggtgaaaccccgtctctactataaataccaaaaattagctgggcgtggtggcgtgtgcctgtagtcccagttgcacgggaggctgaggcaggagaatcgcttgaacccgggaggcagaggttgcagtgagctgagatgatcccaccgcactccagcctgggcaacaagagcgaaacttcgtctcaaaaaaaaaaaaaaaaaaaaaggaaaggaaaaggaaaagaaaaaggaggaggagggagggggaaggggaggaggaagaggaggaagaagatgatacgtggccgggcacagtggctcatgcctgtaatcccagcactttgggaggccaaagggggcaaatcacccgaggtcaggagttcaagaccagcctagccaacatagcaaaaccctgtctttactaaaaatacaaaaattagccaggtctggtggcacgcgtctgtattcccagctactcatgaggctgaggcaggagaatcgcttgaacccgggaggcggagatcgcgccattgcactccagcctgggtgaggaaAGCGAAACTtcgtctatatatatatatatatatatatatatatatatatacatacacacacacacacacacacacacacatttatatatattttatatataaatgtgtgtgtgtgtgtgtgtaaaacatgCTGGTAGTACAGCAGAGGAAGCAAGAGCATTCTATTGCAGAGTAGGTAAATTTGTAAAAAGAGTATTGGAGGACTATCAACGGAAGTATTTGAATTGGACCTTGAGAAGTAAGTTCTGTGTATGTTCAGTGGGATGaaaaagcattccaggcagaaaatGACCTGAGCAAAGACAGTGGGTGAAATGCATATTTTGGGAACACCACGAAATTCGGTATAGCTAGAGCATAAGGTTTAAGTAGAATGACTAAAAAGGCAAATTGAGCCACTTTTCCTTGAATCCATGTTAGTACTTATATAACTATTAGTATAGAAAAATGAATCAATCCCTACAATAGGCCACCGTTTTGGAAAGTACGTAAGAAACAGCAAGCACCATGTTTTATCACTAGGGTGACTAGCCATTCCAGTTTGACCAGGACTGTGGAGTTTACTGGGACATGGGACTTTCCATACCTGGAAACACCTAGGAAAACTGAGATGGGTTGGTCACCACACTTATCACGAGAATAATTCACAGAAATTTGAGCACTGTATTCCATAGTATCTCTGGAAATATCAGCTGTAATCCATTTTGTTGAATTATATGGAAAGCCTCATTCAATATTAGATTCCCTAATGTCTCTCCTTCAGGTTTTTGGCACATGTGCCAGTGTTCATCTTCATGTTTACCTAAATGGAACTATGGTTACCAGAATGTGTAACTATGTAAGTAGAGGTTATGGAATGCACAAAGTATTAACGTCTTTGTTAAGTGGGCCAGTTACTGTCTTGATCTCCAAAAATGACATAGGGGTTCAAGACTATAACCCTGTTTACTTAACTCTTcatattttaaaccaaaatttGAACCTTTTGTATGGAAGCAAGAATTACAAGGTGATAAAGCATTTGCGTTTTGTGGTGTTCTCGGATGGTACACAACAGTGATGTGGTAAAgttcttttgtatggctgctgagcacttgaaatgtgactagtgtgACTTCGAACTGAATTCTTCATTTTGATTAATTTAGAtgaaaatttatataaacatatgtggCTAGAAGCTACTGTATTGGTCAGCACAGTTagaatcttttcatatacttttagTTGGGCtagaaatagcaaaaaaaaaaaaattgtgaacatTTTTCAAATCGGTTGTTGTAGGCTCCAAATTAGGACATACTTACTGATATCAACACAGTTCacttatgaaaataaatgtttgagctgcttaattGAAGCCAAAATACTGTTTTCACCTTTGCTAATACAGTGGTAAATTTCAAAGCACAAAGTgaagaaggtaagaaataaacattttatttccaaCTGAAATTAAGGCTTAATGATTAAATCATTCTGACTTCCAATTTTCAGAAATATGTTCCATCTTTATCGTGATAAGCACTAGATATTATAGtctcatgttttaaatttatgaataatttttgaTTCATTTGATTTTGTATTTACAGAACAAAAGATGTCAGGGCTATTTCATCCAGTTATTAATAAATGGATCAGAGTAGTAAGTCAAGAATAAGTGCATAATgtggtttaaattttttaaaatactcagaATGAGGTAGTCTATTTTTAATTCATCCATCCACCTTGCTCTTCTCTTTTCCATAACAGACTTCCCTGTGGACTTTAGCCTTATCTGTCTTTTTACCACTCAGTggtattaactttttaaataagagaatCACTATCATGCAGAAACACCTAACTTTCCACACCATTCTTTACCACATATGTTCATATATGGAGAGCGCTTGGAGCTACTTCTAGATTATCATGACATGATATATTTAATTCGATTATTCAACCTAAAATTTTTTTCCAgcatttaacaatattatatgCTTCAAACGCATAGCATAATCTCTAACTCTTTTGCCCAAAATGGATAAACATAGTCTGCTAAATTAAGGATAATAGGATATCTTCCAGTCTTCCACTGTATTTGCTACTTGTTTATTTCAATGAGCGTgtcaaagcaaaattttaaaaaaattattgcaacAAAATTAAGATTAAGAAAACTCCATTaacttacttttttgttttaaaatggtaaaaaacCCACtgctattatttaattttaataacagaATACCTAAATCTGGCATGAAAAACATAGTGTTCTCCATGAGCATAATTTGAGAACTACTAGTTCAGACTATTCTATTTTAAATGACGTCGCCAAGTGTCCCTTAGAGACCGTATCTAGGTGGGTGTTTGCTTTATTCCTAAGTGTTGGAACtttttttaacaataaagcaTAGATTAGAAAAACAAGACTGGAAGAGAAGGCAATCAAACCAATACAAAAAAATCTATCTAGAGTCAACCTGATTAAACG contains:
- the LOC139356892 gene encoding protein mago nashi homolog 2 isoform X1 translates to MAMASDFYLRYYVGHKGKFGHEFLEFEFRPDGKLRYANNSNYKNDVMIRKEAYVHKSVMEELKRIIDDSEITKEDDALWPPPDRVGRQELEIVIGDEHISFTTSKIGSLIDVNQSKDPEGLRVFYYLVQDLKCLVFSLIGLHFKIKPI
- the LOC139356892 gene encoding protein mago nashi homolog 2 isoform X2, whose protein sequence is MIRKEAYVHKSVMEELKRIIDDSEITKEDDALWPPPDRVGRQELEIVIGDEHISFTTSKIGSLIDVNQSKDPEGLRVFYYLVQDLKCLVFSLIGLHFKIKPI